A genomic window from Colletotrichum destructivum chromosome 7, complete sequence includes:
- a CDS encoding Putative six-hairpin glycosidase superfamily, alpha-L-fucosidase, whose amino-acid sequence MRTSPATWALISCTALTLSEARSLWSSVPATYGDTSADTYLLKAGYPIGNGKLGAIPFGPPHAEKINLNIDSLWAGGPFEASNYTGGNPSEAKYQALPEIRSTIFENGTGDVSPLLGSGQYYGGNRVLANLTISIDGLAPYAAYRRTLDLTTGVHTTSFTVNATAAYEVTQLCSYPDQVCVYHIAAAAAAASSPFSSNATTLPTIRLGYENQLVANDTYDVICAADHLRLAGVTQLGPPEGMKFASIARIADETTPTTRCTCAGELEVTPAEGQTTLTVIISAETNYDQKKGNPESGYSFRGEDPGPVVDRLASAAAAKLFPDILAAHVADYQSLQGAFRLDLPDPLASAEKETAALIAGYAYDGADAGDPFLEALLFDYSRHLLVSSSRANSLPANLQGRWTEQLWPAWSADYHANINLQMNYWAADQTGLAATQGALWDYMEDTWVPRGTETARLLYNATGWVVHNEMNVFGHTAMKEGASWANYPAAAAWMMQHVWDNFDYTQDLDWFARQGYPLIRGVASFWLSQLQNDAVANDGTLVVNPCNSPETGPTTYGCTHYHQMIHQVFEAVLHGAALVDPQDGGGDDAAFLAAVSDSLARLDKGVHLTSWGGLKEWKLPDSYGFDGKSTHRHLSHLAGWYPGFSVSSFLGGYANATVQDAVRETLVSRGMGNAEDANAGWAKVWRAACWARLNDTNRAYEQLRYAIDVNFADNGFSMYWAMSPPFQIDANFGLGGAVLSMLVVDLPLPYAARDDVRTVVLGPAIPARWGGGSVKGLRVRGGGVIDFSWDDEGIVDNAVVVSASKAGGGKVRLVNIQGKELGEL is encoded by the exons ATGAGGACCTccccggcgacctgggcgtTGATATCCTGCACCGCCCTCACCCTGAGCGAGGCGCGGTCCCTCTGGTCCTCGGTCCCCGCGACGTACGGCGACACGAGCGCCGACACGTATCTCCTCAAGGCCGGCTACCCCATCGGCAACGGTAAACTAGGGG CCATCCCGTTTGGGCCGCCCCACGCGGAGAAGATCAACCTCAACATCGACTCACTCTGGGCCGGCGGTCCGTTCGAGGCCTCG AATTACACGGGCGGTAACCCTTCAGAGGCCAAATACCAAGCGCTGCCCGAGATCCGCTCGACAATCTTTGAGAATGGCACCGGAG ACGTCTCCCCGCTCCTCGGCTCGGGGCAGTACTACGGTGGCAACCGCGTCCTGGCCAACCTCACAATTTCCATCGACGGCTTGGCCCCCTACGCCGCCTACAGGCGCACCCTCGACTTGACGACGGGCGTCCACACAACGTCCTTCACCGTGAACGCGACGGCCGCCTACGAGGTCACCCAGCTCTGCTCGTACCCGGACCAGGTCTGCGTCTAccacatcgccgccgccgccgccgccgcctcctcacCTTTCTCCTCGAACGCAACCACCCTCCCGACCATCCGTCTCGGCTACGAGAACCAGCTGGTCGCCAACGACACCTACGACGTCATCTGTGCAGCCGACCAcctccgcctcgccggcgtcacgCAGCTCGGCCCGCCTGAGGGCATGAAGttcgcctccatcgccagGATTGCCGAcgagacgacgccgacgacgcgctgcacctgcgccggcgagctcgaggtcaCTCCCGCCGAGGGCCAGACGACCCTCACCGTCATCATCAGCGCCGAGACCAACTACGATCAGAAGAAGGGCAACCCGGAGAGCGGCTACTCCTTCAGGGGCGAGGACCCGggccccgtcgtcgaccgcctcgcgtccgcagccgccgcgaAACTCTTTCccgacatcctcgccgcccacgtcgCCGACTACCAGTCCCTCCAAGGCGCGTTCCGCCTCGATCTCCCGGACccgctggcctcggccgagaaggagacggccgCGCTCATCGCGGGGTACGCctacgacggcgccgacgccggcgacccgttcctcgaggccctgctGTTCGACTACTCGCGTCACCTGCTCGTTTCGTCGTCGCGCGCCAACTCGCTGCCGGCCAACCTCCAGGGCCGCTGGACCGAGCAGCTGTGGCCCGCCTGGAGCGCCGACTACCATGCCAACATCAACCTGCAGATGAACTACTGGGCCGCCGACCAGACGGGCCTCGCCGCTACCCAGGGCGCGCTGTGGGACTACATGGAGGACACCTGGGTCCCACGCGGCACCGAGACGGCCCGCCTGCTGTACAACGCCACCGGCTGGGTCGTCCACAACGAGATGAATGTCTTTGGGCACACGGCCATGAAGGAGGGCGCGAGCTGGGCGAACT acccggcggcagcggcttggATGATGCAGCACGTCTGGGACAACTTTGACTACACCCAGGATCTCGACTGGTTCGCCCGCCAGGGCTACCCCCTCATCCGGGGCGTTGCCTCCTTCTGGCTCTCTCAGCTGCAgaacgacgccgtcgccaacgacggcACCCTCGTCGTGAACCCCTGCAACAGCCCCGAGACGGGGCCGACTACCTACGGCTGCACTCACTACCACCAGATGATCCATCAGgtcttcgaggccgtcctccACGGCGCCGCACTCGTCGATCCCCAAGACGGcggaggcgacgacgccgccttcctcgccgccgtctccgactccctcgcccgcctcgacaAGGGCGTCCACCTGACGTCTTGGGGCGGCCTCAAGGAGTGGAAGCTTCCCGACTCCTATGGCTTCGACGGCAAGTCCACGCACCGCCACCTCTCCCACCTGGCGGGCTGGTATCCGGGCTTTTCCGTCTCGtccttcctcggcggctaCGCCAACGCCACGGTCCAGGACGCCGTGCGCGAGACGCTCGTGTCGCGCGGCATGGGcaacgccgaggacgccaacGCTGGGTGGGCCAAGGTCTGGCGCGCCGCGTGCTGGGCCCGCCTCAACGACACGAACAGGGCGTACGAGCAGCTGCgctacgccatcgacgtcaaCTTCGCTGACAACGGTTTCAGCATGTACTGGGCCATGAGCCCGCCGTTCCAGATCGACGCCAACttcgggctcggcggcgctgtGCTCAGCATGCTGGTCGTTGACCTGCCGCTGCCGTATGCCGCGAGGGACGACGTGCGAACCGTAGTCCTGGGACCGGCGATCCCGGCGAGATGgggtggcggcagcgtcaAGGGGTTGAGGGTCAGAGGTGGCGGTGTGATTGACTTTAgctgggacgacgagggtATCGTGGACAATGCTGTAGTCGTGTCTGCGAGCAAGGCTGGCGGTGGTAAAGTCCGGCTTGTGAACATTCAGGGGAAAGAATTGGGTGAACTCTAG
- a CDS encoding Putative DEPDC5 protein, whose protein sequence is MPRNASATPSLRKGPNWSSHLRQFSRSSLEPPSATSSVDSPQSPETVSSASTIRGDNSSSSVKQRRLERRCTVTVNEGYSRDEVLLSPDLVKGDVRPGSLVAITVLKTEGDKTATKDHAPRGGTAAGSSSSVGAGAGGSSQGDNAAAEGVVLGKKYFFVAKEMSKELRARLPNVDIYVVKHIADAFGMKKGTQVLLTPVDADSPATAASHVELSFKDQYLSRSDMWRLAIGELTERTVYKGQSILFMGTIKAQVTAVYVDGSKTHSAFFTRNTRPIFRSESARYVLFIQMAREMWDFDSEGSGEILFNKVVNGFLPALFKKWAKLKAKHLVSIVLFARVEYDTGLTTELATSTLHGDYYTGVQISGERRPYKDFYRVVVSEMASGEWTTILYQLKREFNFFRRDISLHHQKAGSAFVPLAEETGGKGITSNRVKAESSLAMHGNFLEAINLASSQFAHDYVDRDLMRTGISIAVISPGPGVFEVEYESLRRTTEALVGNGIGIDLICVPKMPLHSVPLFRYRNPQTSEGSHGLSRTRSVRSRESTPKQQATPVVGSYQSLSESLSPTKGLELAHRIDTLANPQDEWSYALPQWLHVSYWTGTSEEALSYQGIALSVSENKEEQESDEFAIRARMYDLQMRSVLETNEIETTPLQADPLFPITTAESKSSSQRSRLGGTDEVAVIPLRRHMDTLVDHVYGFQKFMPDRLVKPGEKSLWKQLQEYDDTRARLPKSRRPAHARASRDLEETTRRQLMEDAGLFGTSLPEKKIVPNQSLAAVTSGRKLSVNIGDSEKADIVAAARKATYHHSQTTANSAGGPTPSSASSSTPDSRSVTSNKASSASSLAKPPRFMRQISLGLRGFGIAAPKVVAAEASFETVKASTEQSVLSPTTPLVMSTLPRPSSPQVIKPAATASPSSFSPKLFRSDSRDTLKDLPSTPSIPINMKSSRRGESSIGQQHRYGSVLPPSLARKDNFREDPDQRNSHVLRAEDDNTKMFNSKLRAGVMPELPSTLSPTTAISPWLTVLNPSNPDRNKVDDTVLYSRWQHVFPRTSEMKVMKWKALCCPAAVPLTTEYFPTKSQFDMEYQRQPYVIAQNADDELTEEPKSREEFLRELISLRFSQGFQVVIGPSVAKAFGQRLLRIADIFSRGQAMEDGTSIFLSVGNTIHQLSCVNGTEVEVNIYIRKPAESTIGHSNSGPLYRPAIRTLMDRGYRTQEVDISTPRPERNWNYIDSYLAGHHDEMTENLRFWRARFVLIPMVSRSSAVPRNQAGDNAEEVRLEGIRRLSLSWQKYRYIPPFERRYQTAKSKRDPNPLDIVYKTEDPSVVIAAELDNLPLVEGMGENRKGQLISSREHFRKSNLNLAALAEAIQQPVENGGVKLQNRRWHLRLHYNCFIGSDMTTWLMDNFEDLDSREEAEQLGNMLMVKTYDRSDDRKDRGGLFEHVEKRHAFRDGQYFYSIASEYAKPHPPGWFNSRRRDVSVPSTPMSENLPRDSPRPGIISRPTSINEENSPISGATTPTAYSVMLNNKKMPKVVLSKVIKYDVDHRKRSYRPERVDLHYDRLHNPDNCYHIRIDWMNVTAKLIEDVIEGWAREAATYGLRLVEVPIKEACAITEVNPFRRPYIIKLSVPPPSQQPVTYYEPNSFTPQTAPGKHFYQKAIMRRLDFVLDMEAASNFPRDVEVSYSWGRPDFKYSQYIHRSGVLLAEITDDGDFLVLANRLFSNRASAARDKELKDMREANGGGGRIIPVGSYTPFGIPEPTPMNSPMVKPLFYAGGSPAVRASDMKSGANSSTGTIGGGGGGASGLGAGAADPISLLEHLEAFCSDGAGLEAFYKETLERGPPQAMTTPGAMRPTTMGLEAVPEASIPMLGLPAGVLGDLHSSGPGGGLEGMRGVVGGGGPEGLRGLGGSPSPGPRSLMSSPAAGMQFLRRASVQDGLGLGGGGPRREARERERD, encoded by the coding sequence ATGCCTCGCAATGCCAGTGCAACCCCATCCCTGCGCAAGGGCCCCAACTGGTCCTCCCACCTGCGTCAAttcagccgcagcagcctcgaaccgccctcggcgactTCGTCTGTCGACTCGCCCCAGTCTCCCGAAACTGTCTCCAGCGCATCGACCATCCGCGGCGACAACTCATCCAGCTCCGTCaagcagcgccgcctcgagcgGAGGTGCACTGTCACCGTCAACGAGGGCTACTCGCGCGACGAGGTGCTCCTGAGCCCCGACCTGGTGAAAGGCGACGTGAGGCCGGGCAGTCTGGTGGCCATCACAGTGCTCAAGACCGAGGGCGATAAGACTGCGACCAAGGACCATGCGCCTCGCGGAGGTACCGCTGCcggaagcagcagcagcgtcggcgccggagcAGGGGGCTCATCGCAGGGGGATaatgccgctgccgagggcgtcgtcctGGGCAAGAAATacttcttcgtcgccaaggaAATGTCCAAGGAGCTTAGGGCCCGCTTGCCCAACGTCGACATCTACGTTGTGAAGcacatcgccgacgccttTGGAATGAAGAAAGGCACCCAGGTGCTTCTGACCCCCGTCGACGCAGACAGCCCCGCCACCGCTGCATCGCATGTCGAGCTCTCGTTCAAGGACCAGTACCTCTCGCGCTCCGACATGTGGCGCCTTGCCATCGGCGAGCTGACGGAAAGGACCGTCTACAAAGGCCAGTCGATATTGTTCATGGGCACCATCAAGGCCCAGGTCACGGCCGTGTATGTCGATGGCAGCAAGACGCactcggccttcttcacGAGGAACACGAGGCCCATTTTCCGGAGCGAGTCAGCGCGCTACGTGCTGTTCATACAAATGGCCCGTGAGATGTGGGACTTTGACTCGGAAGGCTCCGGCGAGATCCTGTTCAACAAAGTCGTCAACGGCTTCTTGCCGGCTCTGTTCAAGAAGTGGGCCAAGCTCAAAGCGAAACACCTTGTCAGCATCGTGCTATTCGCGAGAGTCGAGTACGACACGGGCCTGACGACGGAGCTGGCGACCAGCACCCTCCACGGGGACTACTACACCGGCGTCCAGATCTCGGGCGAACGCAGGCCCTATAAGGACTTTTACCGCGTCGTAGTCAGCGAGATGGCAAGTGGCGAGTGGACGACGATCCTCTATCAGCTGAAGCGCGAAttcaacttcttccggaGAGACATCAGCCTGCACCATCAAAAGGCCGGCAGCGCCTTCGTAccgctggccgaggagacgggcggcaAGGGTATCACCTCCAACAGGGTCAAGGCAGAGTCGTCGCTGGCAATGCACGGTAACTTTCTGGAGGCCATCAACCTGGCCTCGTCGCAGTTCGCTCATGACTACGTCGACCGCGATCTCATGCGGACGGGCATTTCCATCGCCGTCATTAGCCCTGGCCCCGGCGTGTTCGAGGTCGAATACGAATCTCTGCGAAGAACGACAGAAGCCCTTGTCGGgaacggcatcggcatcgacctcATCTGCGTACCCAAGATGCCCCTCCACTCTGTCCCGTTGTTCCGGTACCGCAACCCGCAGACGTCTGAGGGCTCGCATGGCCTCTCGCGCACGAGGTCCGTACGGAGCCGCGAGAGCACGCCGAAGCAGCAGGCCacccccgtcgtcggcagtTACCAGTCGCTGTCCGAGTCGCTGTCCCCAACCAAGGGGCTGGAGCTCGCTCACCGCATCGACACCCTGGCGAACCCGCAGGACGAGTGGTCGTACGCGCTGCCGCAGTGGCTGCATGTATCGTACTGGACCGGCACATCCGAAGAGGCGCTGTCGTATCAAGGCATCGCCCTCTCAGTCTCCGAGAAcaaggaggagcaggagagcGACGAGTTTGCGATCCGCGCGCGTATGTACGACCTGCAAATGCGGAGCGTCCTTGAGACCAACGAGATTGAGACGACACCGCTGCAGGCCGACCCGCTGTTCCCCATCACCACGGCCGAGTCCAAAAGCTCCTCTCAGCGGTCACGGCTGGGTGGGACGGATGAGGTCGCCGTGATCCCGCTAAGGCGCCATATGGACACGCTCGTCGACCATGTCTATGGGTTCCAGAAATTCATGCCCGATAGGCTCGTCAAGCCGGGCGAAAAGTCTCTCTGGAAGCAGCTGCAGGAGTACGACGATACGAGGGCGCGGCTGCCAAAGTCGCGACGCCCCGCACATGCGAGGGCATCGCGGGACTtggaggagacgacgaggcgcCAGCTGATGGAGGACGCTGGGTTATTTGGCACGTCGCTGCCCGAAAAGAAGATTGTGCCGAACCAAAGCCTCGCGGCTGTCACCTCGGGACGAAAGTTGTCGGTGAACATTGGCGACAGTGAGAAGgccgacatcgtcgccgccgcacgGAAAGCTACGTATCATCACTCCCAGACGACGGCAAACTCCGCAGGAGGTCCGACGCcttcttccgcttcttcgtcgacgcccgATTCCCGCAGCGTGACGTCCAACAAGGCATCGTCCGCGAGCTCGCTGGCGAAGCCGCCCAGGTTCATGCGGCAGATCAGTCTCGGATTACGGGGATTCGGCATCGCGGCGCCAAAGgtcgtggccgccgaggccagcttCGAGACGGTCAAGGCGTCAACGGAGCAGAGCGTGCTGAGCCCCACGACGCCGTTGGTCATGTCAACGCTGccgcggccctcgtcgccacAGGTCATCAAaccggcggcgacagcgtcaccgtcgtcatTCTCCCCCAAGCTCTTCCGGTCCGACTCGAGGGACACACTCAAGGATCTGCCCTCCACGCCAAGCATCCCCATCAATATGAAATCGTCACGCCGAGGCGAGAGCTCGATCGGCCAGCAGCATCGGTACGGCTCAGTTCTGCCGCCGTCCCTTGCGCGCAAGGACAACTTTCGCGAGGACCCCGACCAGCGGAACTCGCATGTCTTGCGGGCCGAGGATGACAATACCAAGATGTTCAACAGCAAGCTGCGCGCCGGGGTCATGCCCGAGCTGCCGTCTACACTATCGCCGACCACGGCGATCTCGCCCTGGCTCACGGTCCTGAACCCGTCCAACCCGGACCGGAACAAGGTCGACGACACGGTGCTATACAGCCGTTGGCAGCATGTGTTTCCGAGGACCTCGGAAATGAAGGTCATGAAGTGGAAGGCGCTTTGCTGCCCGGCCGCCGTGCCACTGACGACGGAGTACTTTCCCACGAAATCACAGTTTGACATGGAGTACCAGAGACAACCCTACGTCATTGCGCAGAACGCTGACGACGAACTCACTGAAGAACCAAAGTCGAGAGAGGAGTTCTTGCGCGAGCTGATCAGCCTGCGCTTCTCCCAGGGCTTCCAGGTCGTCATCGGTCCGTCCGTTGCGAAAGCCTTTGGTCAGAGGCTGCTGCGAATCGCCGACATTTTTTCACGCGGCCAGGCGATGGAGGATGGCACGAGCATCTTTCTGTCGGTGGGCAATACGATACACCAGCTCTCGTGCGTCAACGGCACTGAGGTCGAGGTGAACATTTACATACGGAAACCGGCCGAGTCGACCATCGGGCACTCCAACTCGGGCCCGTTGTATCGCCCCGCGATCCGGACGCTGATGGATCGTGGGTACCGGACGCAGGAGGTGGATATCtcaacgccgaggccggagAGGAACTGGAACTACATTGACTCGTATCTAGCGGGGCACCACGACGAGATGACGGAGAACCTGCGGTTCTGGCGAGCGCGGTTCGTGCTGATCCCCATGGTGTCCCGGTCTTCGGCCGTGCCTAGGAATCAGGCCGGTGAcaacgccgaggaggttCGGCTGGAGGGTATCAGGCGGCTGTCGCTGTCCTGGCAGAAGTACCGGTACATCCCGCCGTTCGAGCGTAGATACCAGACGGCCAAGTCGAAGCGGGACCCCAACCCGTTGGATATTGTCTACAAGACGGAAGACCCGTCGGTCGTCATCGCGGCCGAGCTGGATAACCTGCCGCTTGTGGAGGGAATGGGAGAGAACCGCAAGGGCCAGCTCATCTCGAGCCGAGAACACTTCCGCAAGTCGAACCTGAATCTGGCGGCACTGGCCGAGGCGATACAGCAGCCCGTCGAAAACGGCGGCGTCAAGCTCCAGAATCGGAGGTGGCATCTGCGGCTACACTACAACTGCTTCATCGGGTCCGACATGACGACGTGGCTAATGGACAACTTTGAGGATCTGGACAgccgcgaggaggcggagcagCTGGGCAACATGCTCATGGTCAAGACGTACGACAGGTCGGACGACAGGAAGGACCGCGGTGGACTATTTGAGCACGTGGAGAAACGTCACGCATTCAGGGACGGGCAATACTTCTATTCTATCGCAAGCGAGTACGCCAAGCCGCACCCGCCGGGCTGGTTCAATtcgcgccgccgcgatgTATCGGTGCCGTCCACGCCCATGTCGGAGAACCTGCCGCGCGATTCACCGCGTCCGGGGATCATCTCGCGGCCGACGTCCATCAATGAAGAAAACTCGCCCATCTcgggggcgacgacgccgacagcgTACTCGGTCATGctcaacaacaagaagatgCCCAAGGTGGTACTCAGCAAGGTCATCAAGTACGACGTGGACCACCGCAAGCGGTCGTACCGGCCCGAGCGGGTGGACCTGCATTACGACCGGCTGCACAACCCGGACAACTGCTATCACATCCGGATCGACTGGATGAACGTGACGGCGAAGCTCATTGAGGACGTCATCGAGGGCTGGGCTCGGGAGGCAGCGACGTACGGGCTTAGGCTCGTTGAGGTGCCCATCAAAGAGGCCTGCGCCATCACCGAGGTGAACCCATTTCGACGGCCGTACATCATCAAGCTAtcggtgccgccgccaagccAGCAGCCGGTAACGTACTACGAGCCCAACTCGTTCACGCcgcagacggcgccgggcaAGCACTTTTACCAAAAGGCCATCATGCGGAGACTGGACTTCGTGCTCGACATGGAGGCGGCGTCCAACTTTCCGCGCGACGTGGAGGTCAGCTACTCCTGGGGCCGCCCGGACTTCAAGTACTCGCAGTACATCCACCGGTCAGGCGTgctgctcgccgagatcaCGGACGACGGGGACTTTCTGGTTCTCGCCAACAGGCTGTTTAGTAACCgagcctcggcggcgcgggacaaggagctcaaggacatGCGGGAGgcgaacggcggcggcgggcgtaTCATTCCCGTCGGGTCTTATACGCCGTTCGGCATCCCCGAGCCGACGCCAATGAACAGCCCGATGGTGAAGCCCTTGTTTTATGCGGGCGGAAGCCCCGCTGTTCGGGCTTCGGATATGAAGTCTGGCGCCAACAGCTCGACCGGCACAataggcggcggcggtggtggtgcgtCTGGATTAGGCGCGGGGGCGGCAGACCCAATATCATTACTGGAGCACCTGGAGGCGTTTTGCAGCGACGGGGCCGGGCTGGAGGCGTTCTACAAGGAGACGCTGGAGAGGGGTCCACCGCAGGCCATGACGACGCCGGGAGCGatgcggccgacgacaaTGGGGCTGGAGGCTGTACCGGAGGCGAGCATTCCGATGCTGGGCCTGCCTGCAGGGGTGTTGGGGGATCTGCATTCTTCGGGGccgggaggggggttggagGGGATGAGAGGCGTAGTGGGCGGGGGAGGACCGGAAGGGTTGAGGGGGCTGGGGGGCAGCCCGAGCCCCGGGCCGAGGAGCCTCATGAGCAGTCCTGCGGCGGGGATGCAGTTTCTGAGGAGGGCGAGTGTGCAGGACGGACTcgggctgggcggcgggggcCCGAGGAGGGAGGCTCGTGAGAGGGAGCGAGattga
- a CDS encoding Putative cation efflux protein — protein MRFHVTRKQRLVATIAISGGFFVAELVVGFRTKSLALIADAFHYMNDLIGFAVALLAVTLSDRKSSPETLTFGWRRAQVLGAFFNGVFLLALGVSIFLQAVERFVNLTFVEEPVLILKMGCIGLGLNVLVMSFLHESHHGHDHANEKGQNDRQPIEEPLGTGGTSSVNSKQATSDSKEEDIKHGHRGRDLGMLGVMIHVIGDAINNVGVIVAAVVIWKGEGNGRFYADPGVSLFIALTIMGSAWPLCKRAGHILLESAPPDLSLDDVRAEIIKVSGVESVADLLVWRIDQRTMLATAHVIVTDDSVNNFNSKATAIGAGLRPYGIQSIALQPIRQRPVTPAAVGHESASDVSEVSKAT, from the exons ATGCGCTTCCATGTCACCAGGAAGCAGCGCCTGGTCGCGACCATCGCCATCTCcggcggcttcttcgtcgccgagctcgtcgtcggatTCCGCACAAAGTCGCTGGCCCTCATTGCGGATGCCTTTCACTAC ATGAACGATTTGATAGGGTTTGCGGTTGCATTGCTGGCAGTTACT TTGTCTGACCGGAAGTCCTCGCCCGAGACGTTGACTTTTGGTTGGAGACGCGCCCAAGTACTTGGCGCGTTCTTCAATGGCGTATTCTTGCTTGCCTTGGGAGTCAGCATCTTTCTCCAAGCCGTCGAGCGATTCGTCAACCTCACTT TCGTCGAAGAACCAGTTTTGATTCTCAAAATGGGCTGCATTGGACTTGGCCTGAATGTCCTCGTCATGAGCTTTCTTCATG AAAGCCATCATGGTCATGATCATGCAAACGAGAAAGGGCAGAACGATAGACAGCCCATCGAAGAGCCCCTTGGTACAGGCGGGACGTCGTCAGTGAAT TCAAAGCAAGCGACTTCAGATTCCAAGGAAGAGGATATTAAACACGGCCACCGCGGTCGAGATCTCGGCATGCTCGGCGTCATGATCCACGTCATTGGAGATGCCATCAACAACGTGGGCGTCATAGTGGCAGCCGTGGTCATTTGGAAAGGTGAGGGGAACGGCCGATTCTATGCGGACCCCGGTGTCAGTCTCTTCATCGCCCTGACCATCATGGGTTCCGCATGGCCGCTCTGTAAAAGGGCTGGTCACATCTTGCTAGAAAGCGCGCCACCTGATCTTAGTTTGGACGATGTCCGGGCCGAGATAATCAAG GTCTCTGGGGTCGAGTCAGTTGCGGATCTCCTCGTATGGAGGATCGACCAAAGAACTATGCTGGCTACTGCCCATGTCATTGTCACGGATGACAGCGTCAACAACTTCAACTCAAAGGCGACAGCTATTGGTGCAGGGCTACGGCCATATGGAATCCAATCCATTGCTTTGCAACCTATACGTCAGCGTCCAGTCACCCCGGCTGCGGTAGGACACGAGTCTGCAAGTGATGTTTCGGAGGTGTCCAAGGCTACTTGA
- a CDS encoding Putative calcium/proton exchanger, sodium/calcium exchanger membrane region, translated as MNSFNHFDIKRKAHGLSRRSQEQTWNPFRHVSWETGPSKRSTWDGANLEAQREGAAEDPETDEAIHHVQSEPAPRDSDTIRNSMGKETRSAAGSGSGDTAFDNKSEDAGVLRNRRADAAQDDQVPPEEEMEKPKKQKSGLIRHVKPKTPFTVANQLQRTLLSSYINILILAAPVGIAISYVGSINKIAVFVVNFIAIIPLAAMLGFATEEIALRTGETLGGLLNATFGNAVELIVAILALAEGKVLIVQTSLIGSILSNLLLVMGFCFFFGGLNRSEQYFNTTVAQTAASLLALAVASVIVPTVFDKNDGTDNPVHVAALSRGTAVILLIIYASYLFFQLKTHNSVFNEESQKVAAKPWSRGSLKEGALARGLAGTGARMAQTGVRGEGENERQELSRIMMQRPDEEDDEEEPQLHFFVAVGTLTLATVLIAFCAEAMVSSIDYVTKEGGISEEFVGLILLPIVGNAAEHATAVTVAIKDKMDLAIGVAVGSSMQVALFLIPLLVIIGWGMGNDAMTLSFDLFQVAVLFVAVLLVNYLISDGKSHWLEGLQLICLYAIIATCSWWYPATGVAG; from the exons ATGAACTCCT TCAATCATTTCGACATCAAACGCAAAGCTCATGGCCTCAGCCGCCGGAGTCAAGAGCAGACTTGGAACCCCTTTCGGCACGTGTCGTGGGAGACGGGTCCCAGCAAGCGCTCCACCTGGGATGGCGCGaacctcgaggcccagcgtgaaggtgccgccgaggacccAGAGACAGACGAGGCGATACATCACGTCCAGAGCGAGCCCGCCCCTAGAGACTCCGATACCATACGCAACAGCATGGGTAAAGAGACGAGGTCGGCCGcggggagcgggagcggcgACACCGCCTTCGACAACAAATCCGAGGATGCCGGTGTCTTGAGGAATCGGAGGGCCGACGCTGCACAGGACGACCAAGTGCCGCcagaggaggagatggaaAAGCCGAAGAAGCAAAAGTCGGGCCTCATTAGGCACGTGAAACCGAAAACGCCCTTCACTGTCGCCAACCAGCTCCAAAGGACACTCCTCAGCTCGTACATCAACATTCTGATACTGGCAGCCCCTGTCGGAATCGCCATTAGCTACGTCGGTTCCATCAACAAGATTGCCGTCTTTGTCGTCaacttcatcgccatcatcccccTGGCCGCCATGCTGGGTTTCGCTACCGAGGAAATCGCATTGAGGACGGGTGAGACCTTGGGAGGTCTCCTCAACGCGACCTTTGGAAATGCCGTCGAACTCATCGTCGCAATTCTcgcgctggccgagggcaaggTTCTGATTGTGCAAACCTCGCTTATCGGCTCTATCCTCTCCAACTTGTTGCTCGTCATGGGCTTCTGTTTCTTCTTTGGCGGTCTGAACCGATCCGAGCAGTATTTCAACACAACCGTCGCCCAGACTGCCGCTTCCCTTCTCgctctcgccgtcgcctccgtcatcgtcccCACCGTCTTCGACAAGAATGACGGCACCGACAACCCCGTCCACGTCGCAGCCCTCTCGCGAGGCACCGCCGTCATTTTGCTCATCATCTACGCTTCAtacctcttcttccagcTCAAGACGCACAACTCCGTCTTCAACGAGGAGTCGCAAAAGGTTGCTGCCAAGCCGTGGAGCCGTGGTAGCCTCAAGGAGGGCGCGCTTGCCCGTGGGCTGGCCGGCACTGGAGCTCGAATGGCACAGACTGGTGtccgcggcgagggcgagaatgAGCGCCAGGAGCTGAGCCGGATCATGATGCAGCGtcccgacgaggaggatgacgaagaagaaccGCAGCTGCACTTCTTCGTGGCCGTCGGCACTCTCACCCTTGCAACTGTCCTTATCGCATTCtgcgccgaggccatggtcAGCTCCATTGACTACGTCACTAAGGAGGGTGGTATCAGCGAGGAATTCGTCGGCCTTATCCTGTTGCCCATCGTCGGAAACGCTGCCGAGCACGCCACGGCCGTGACTGTCGCGATCAAGGACAAGATGGATCTTGCAATcggtgtcgccgtcggctccAGTATGCAGGTTGCGCTATTTTTGATCCCGCTGTTGGTCATCATTGGCTGGGGCATGGGCAACGACGCCATGACACTCAGCTTCGATCTCTTTCAGGTTGCTGTGCTGTTTGTTGCCGTCTTGTTAGTGAACTACCTGATCAGCGATGGCAAGAGTCATTGGCTCGAGGGGCTGCAGCTCATTTGTCTGTATGCCATCATTGCTACATGTTCATGGT GGTACCCCGCTACTGGAGTTGCTGGCTAA